The Vicinamibacteria bacterium sequence GAGGGAAACGGTCGGTGTGGATCCGACGCTCAACTCCGGAGGCTCTACGCCTTGGGCACGGAGTTTGTCGGCGAAGCTCGAAAGCGTACTCCGTTCCTGTCCGGCGACGACTCTCACCTCGTCTGGGGTTCTGCAGTGATAGGAGTGGCCAGCATGAGTCAAGAGCCCCCGGAAATCGAGGTGGGGAGAGCGGGCGATCCGAAGCGCGAGTATGACACTCTCTTCGCGTTCGGGGTCGACTCCCGCCCGATGATAGCCGCAATCCACTTTGAGAAAGACCCGGAGGCGGGTTCGCTTGGCGCGAGCGACGCTTTCCATAGCGCCGAGAGTCGCTTCGTGATCCAGGAGAAGGTTCAGCGCGTCGAGCGAGCGGGCAAGCTCGACCGCCTCCTCCAGACGATTCGTCGCGATGGGCACGGCGTAGGTGATGTCGCGAAATCCCGCTTTGGCGAAGAACCGAGCCTCGGCCAGCGTCGATACGGTGATGCCCCCGAAGTGACCTCGTACCTGCAGACGGGCGGCTTCGACGCACTTGTGCGTCTTCACATGGGGACGGAGACGCGCTCCCATCTCCTGGACGCGCTTGGCGATCCGTGCCGTGTTGGCTTCCAGCCGGTCCGCATGGACCAAGGCCGCTGGTGTCTTCAGATCGTTCCAGTGCATGGCTGGCTACCTAGAGTGCTCAATGCCGTGGCGGGACCCGTAATCGATCGTGCCGCCACGGCTCGGGCTGCTTACGGCGCGGCGAGCGCGCCGGGCTCGCTCCGCTCGGTCAGGGTGGGCTGAGTCTTTCATCACCCTGCCAGCATAGCCGATTCTCCGCTCGGTCTTTCGCTTCGCTCGAGAGGTTTGATTAAATGCTCCCATGTCCGGGGAACGAGAAAGCCTGGTGAAGGAGCAGCTCGAAAAGCTGAATGCTCGCGAGTCGGGGCTGGCGCTCTTGCGGGAGAACAACCGCTTCTACAGGAAATCGCTCGAAGGGATCGTGCTTCCCATTTCGTCGCTCGATGTGCTCTTCTCCCTTCCTTTCACGACGAAGGACGACCTCGTTCACGATCAGCTCGCAAATCCTCCACACGGCACGAATCTCACCTATCCCGAAACTGCCTATACCCGTATCCACGCCACTTCGGGCACCACGGGAACGCGCCTGAAGGTGCTCGACACCCCCGAGAGCTGGGGCTGGTTCGTGGGTTGCTGGGAGAAGATCTATCGCGCGATCGGCATCGGCGCCGAGGACCGAGTCTTCGTCGCATTCGGCTTCGGTCCGTTCATCGGCTTCTGGGCGGGTTTCGAAGCCGCGCAACGTCTTGGAGCTCTGGCGATCCCCGCGGGAGGTATGAGCTCGGTGCAGCGACTCGATTGGCTGCTCGAAAGCCGAGCGACGGTGCTCCTGTCGACGCCCACCTACGCGCTTCGGCTGGCCGAGGTGGCACGCGAGAACGGCCTGGACCTCGCCACGAGCTCGGTGAGGACGACGCTCCACGCTGGAGAGCCCGGTGCCAGCATCCCGCCGACGAAGAAACGGATCGAGGCAGCGTTTGGCGCCCGCGCCTGGGATCACGCCGGCATGACCGAAGTCGGCGCCTGGGGGTACGAATGTCCCGCCGGCGAGGGACTCCATCCCCTGGAAACGGACTTCGTGACCGAAGTGCTGGAGCCGGGCGGGGAGAAATGCGTCGCCGACGGAAGTCTGGGCGAGCTCGTGCTGACGAATCTTGGGCGGTGGGCGACGCCGGTAATCCGATATCGAACCGGTGACCTCGTGCGGTTTCGATCCGAGCCTAGTCTCTGCACGTGCGGCAGTCCATTTCTGCGCTTCCCCGGAGGCGTGCTCGGGCGGGTCGATGACATGATCCAGGTTCGTGGCGTAAACGTATACCCCGGAGCCGTCGAGGCCATCGTTCGCGAAGAACCAGCGGTCGTCGAGTATCAGGTCGAGGTATTTCGCGTGCGAGAAATGTGGGAGATGCGGGTACAGATCGAGCTCACCACGGAAGAGGTTGGCCAAGTCGTGAGAAGCCGGCTCGCACGCAGCTTCGAGAGTCGGCTCGGCATTCGGACCGAGGTTGTACTCGCCACGCCCCAGAGCCTGCCGCGATTCGAGCTGAAGGCGCGACGTTTCCAAATCATCTCTTGAGTGAGACGTTTCAAAATTTGATGTCACACTGTGGGGTAAACCCCACTCTACTTCGACGTACCTCTCTGTGCCGTGGCCTTAAGCAACACGAATCATTTGACTTAACGCCATGCTCCCGAGGTGGATGAAAATGGAACGGTTCTTGAAGCTCGAAAAGACGAGGAGAAACGTGCTATGCCAGCGGTGCAAGCGCATATCGTCGACGTTTTTCAGCAGTATTCGAGACTCTATGAGTTGCGTAACCGGTCGGGAGGGCAGCTGAGTCCCGAGTTCCACAAGGAATGGGTGGAAGTTACTTTCACGCTCGAGAGCATCTTCTCGGGTCTGTACCGGCCCGACCCGGCGGATCCCGAGATGAAGAACCCAACCGGGAACGAGCTTCGAAAGAAGATCCCCGTCAACTTCCTTCGAGTTCCCACGGACGCCGATGTGCTGTGCGAGACCGAAGACAATTTTTTCTCCGGCAAGCTGCAGGACATCAGTGTGGGGGGTGCTTACGTTCACTCACCCATTCCCTTCTCCGTCGATCTGCCCGTCCGCCTCACGTTCTGCACGTTTCGCGATCGGGTGCCGCTCGAGATCGATGCTCGCATCGCGTGGAACAATCCGGGTAGCGTGCGCAAGCAGACCCTGCCCGAGGGGGCCGGTCTCCAGTTCACGCGCTTCGACACGAAGTGCCGCGGTCAGCTCCAAGACTACATTTACGAGCTCGTCGAAGACACCCTAGCGCGCGCCAATCTAATCTGACGAAACGACCTGCTACAATACACGGGACATGATCCTGGGGCTCTCTCCTCCGTTCCGGGTGGTCCGTGGGTAGCGAGTCAGCCAAGGCCGCGTTTCACGACTGGATGTCCGCGGCGATCGAACAGGCGAAGAAGTCGTGGAGCGAAGGGGGGATTCCCATCGGGTCGGTGCTCGTTTCTCCTTCGGGAGAGATCGTGGCCCGCGGGCACAACGAGAGGGTTCAGCGAGGGGACCCAACCGCTCACGCGGAGATGGTCGCGATCCAAAGGGCCGGCCGACGCCGTGACTGGCCCGAGTTGACGCTCGTCTCGACGCTGAGCCCCTGCTCGATGTGCTCGGGAACGGCGATCTTGTTTCGCATTCCCACGGTCGTGATCGGGGAGAACCGTACCTTTCAGGGCGCGGAGGACTGGATGCGTCGGCACGGCATCACGCTCCACGTTCTCGACGACGAGCGCGCCGTGGCGCTGATGGAGCGGCTCCAGCGCGAGAAGCCCGACTTATGGGCCGAGGATATCGGGCTCCCCTAAGACCATCTCCCTTTTTCCAGGAAGGTCCCAGGCGCACTCGACTTCTGCGGCGCCCATGCCGTCATGGCTCCCGGGTCGATCAAAGTGCTGCTTACGGAAGACAGGCTCTATCCGTAGCGGTAATGACGTAGTCCCGCTCGACGCGGAAAGGATCCGGCCCGAGCCCGAAGACCTCGACCTCGTTGACCGCGTTTCCGTTGCGGTCGACGACGACCCGCTCGCCTGTCGACGTTTCGAGCCGGCGTTGGCCGTCATCGTAGCTCAGCGAGACCGCGGCGCTCAGCTCTCCCGCCCGAATCTCGCCCTGGGTGGGGCGGCCTTGGGCGTCCCACTGGGTGTAGCGGGTGTCATCGAGCTCGAACGTGCCCGAACTGTTGCTGCTCGTCCGCACCCGCCGGGTTAGCCGTCGTTGCCCGTCGTACTCGTAAGAACGTACCGTGGTCGTGAACGAACCGAGCAGAGCCCCGGCCGTCGTTCGGCGGCTTTCTACCGTCAACCGATTCGCCACCGCCGCCTCGGCAATGAAATCGGCTAGATTCGCATACTCCCAGTGGCGGCTCAGCGTTCCGGCGGCGCAGCTCAAGGTGACGCGCGCACCCGTCTCGAGCTGGCAGGTGAAGGGGATACCGTTCTCCTCGAAACCGAGCGGATAGGTGCGGCAGGTTGGCGTCTCCTCGGTGGGGGACGATCCGCCACAGGAGAGAGCTCCAATCGATGCGAAAACGACCAGAACCCGAACCGAGGTCATGCGTT is a genomic window containing:
- a CDS encoding nucleoside deaminase, with translation MGSESAKAAFHDWMSAAIEQAKKSWSEGGIPIGSVLVSPSGEIVARGHNERVQRGDPTAHAEMVAIQRAGRRRDWPELTLVSTLSPCSMCSGTAILFRIPTVVIGENRTFQGAEDWMRRHGITLHVLDDERAVALMERLQREKPDLWAEDIGLP
- a CDS encoding PilZ domain-containing protein, which encodes MPAVQAHIVDVFQQYSRLYELRNRSGGQLSPEFHKEWVEVTFTLESIFSGLYRPDPADPEMKNPTGNELRKKIPVNFLRVPTDADVLCETEDNFFSGKLQDISVGGAYVHSPIPFSVDLPVRLTFCTFRDRVPLEIDARIAWNNPGSVRKQTLPEGAGLQFTRFDTKCRGQLQDYIYELVEDTLARANLI
- a CDS encoding phenylacetate--CoA ligase family protein — protein: MSGERESLVKEQLEKLNARESGLALLRENNRFYRKSLEGIVLPISSLDVLFSLPFTTKDDLVHDQLANPPHGTNLTYPETAYTRIHATSGTTGTRLKVLDTPESWGWFVGCWEKIYRAIGIGAEDRVFVAFGFGPFIGFWAGFEAAQRLGALAIPAGGMSSVQRLDWLLESRATVLLSTPTYALRLAEVARENGLDLATSSVRTTLHAGEPGASIPPTKKRIEAAFGARAWDHAGMTEVGAWGYECPAGEGLHPLETDFVTEVLEPGGEKCVADGSLGELVLTNLGRWATPVIRYRTGDLVRFRSEPSLCTCGSPFLRFPGGVLGRVDDMIQVRGVNVYPGAVEAIVREEPAVVEYQVEVFRVREMWEMRVQIELTTEEVGQVVRSRLARSFESRLGIRTEVVLATPQSLPRFELKARRFQIIS
- a CDS encoding alanine racemase encodes the protein MHWNDLKTPAALVHADRLEANTARIAKRVQEMGARLRPHVKTHKCVEAARLQVRGHFGGITVSTLAEARFFAKAGFRDITYAVPIATNRLEEAVELARSLDALNLLLDHEATLGAMESVARAKRTRLRVFLKVDCGYHRAGVDPEREESVILALRIARSPHLDFRGLLTHAGHSYHCRTPDEVRVVAGQERSTLSSFADKLRAQGVEPPELSVGSTPTVSLGDSLDGVTEARPGNYVFYDRFQAALGSCQLDDTAFSVLVTVLGHYPDRNELLVDAGALALSRDEGPTHLDPDCGFGAVFSGDGTSYFPE